One window from the genome of Paramisgurnus dabryanus chromosome 22, PD_genome_1.1, whole genome shotgun sequence encodes:
- the LOC135740437 gene encoding C-reactive protein-like isoform X1 translates to MCKMLMLAVFLLGLLPMTSGFGNGGLDLDKVLLFPTQTNYSYVKITPVKPLRLTAFTLCMRVATELQGKREVILFAYRTPYFDELNVWIESDGRISFYLSGDGVFFNLPPLSTFRTHLCFTWSSSTGLAAAWVNGQRSIYRIYRKGHTIRPNGIVVLGQDPDSFLGDFDAEQSFVGEITDVNLWDEVLTAKDIKGLYSHNTLVYMPNVIHWRGAEFDKYGIVEEVKDYI, encoded by the exons ATGTG CAAGATGTTGATGTTAGCAGTTTTCCTCCTCGGTTTGCTGCCTATGACATCAGGATTTGGTAATG GGGGTCTTGATCTTGATAAAGTACTTCTGTTTCCAACGCAGACCAATTACAGCTATGTTAAAATCACTCCAGTAAAACCACTGCGCCTTACAGCTTTCACTTTATGCATGCGTGTCGCCACAGAGCTGCAAGGAAAGAGAGAGGTTATTCTTTTTGCCTACCGTACACCTTATTTCGATGAGTTAAACGTTTGGATTGAGAGCGACGGACGCATATCTTTCTATCTCAGTGGTGATGGGGTGTTTTTTAACTTGCCTCCTCTGTCCACCTTCCGGACGCATCTGTGCTTCACCTGGAGCTCATCGACCGGTCTCGCTGCCGCTTGGGTGAATGGACAACGCAGTATTTACCGGATATACAGAAAAGGTCACACCATCCGTCCCAATGGCATTGTGGTGCTTGGTCAAGATCCTGATTCATTTCTGGGTGATTTTGATGCAGAGCAGAGCTTTGTAGGTGAAATTACAGATGTGAACTTGTGGGATGAGGTTCTCACTGCGAAAGATATCAAGGGGTTATATTCACACAACACATTAGTATACATGCCAAATGTAATTCATTGGCGCGGAGCTGAATTTGACAAATACGGCATTGTGGAAGAGGTGAAGGATTATATTTGA
- the LOC135740440 gene encoding C-reactive protein-like isoform X1 encodes MCKMLELAVFLLGLLPMTSAGGLADKVLLFPKKTDESYVKINPEKPLNLKAFTLCMRVATEQQGQRAMCVFSYRIPDMNDLRVWIEKDKTISLYISRADSRVYFNLPPLSNFLTHLCFTWSSLTGHTAAWMNGQRTIYQKYGIGCSVRPGGAVVLGQNPNELLGGFNAEQSFVGEITDVNLWDEVLTAKEIKGVYANTATVKVPNVINWRTAEYDKQGNVDMIKEDF; translated from the exons ATGTG CAAGATGCTGGAGTTAGCAGTTTTCCTCCTCGGTTTGCTGCCTATGACATCTG CAGGTGGTCTTGCGGATAAAGTACTGCTGTTTCCAAAGAAAACCGATGAGAGCTATGTTAAAATCAATCCAGAAAAACCCCTGAACCTCAAAGCTTTCACTCTATGCATGCGTGTCGCCACAGAGCAACAAGGACAGAGAGCTATGTGTGTCTTTTCCTACCGTATTCCTGATATGAATGATCTTCGTGTTTGGATTGAAAAAGACAAAACCATAAGCTTGTATATTAGTCGTGCCGATAGTAGAGTGTATTTTAACTTGCCGCCTCTCTCCAACTTCCTGACGCACCTGTGCTTCACCTGGAGCTCATTGACCGGTCACACTGCCGCTTGGATGAATGGACAACGCACTATTTACCAGAAATACGGAATAGGTTGCTCCGTGCGTCCCGGTGGCGCTGTGGTGCTCGGTCAGAATCCTAATGAACTTCTGGGTGGTTTTAATGCGGAGCAGAGCTTTGTAGGTGAAATTACAGATGTGAACCTGTGGGATGAAGTTCTCACTGCGAAAGAGATTAAGGGGGTTTATGCAAATACAGCAACAGTAAAAGTGCCAAATGTAATTAATTGGCGCACAGCTGAATATGACAAACAGGGCAATGTGGACATGATAAAGGAGGATTTCTGA
- the LOC135740440 gene encoding C-reactive protein-like isoform X2, with translation MCKMLELAVFLLGLLPMTSGGLADKVLLFPKKTDESYVKINPEKPLNLKAFTLCMRVATEQQGQRAMCVFSYRIPDMNDLRVWIEKDKTISLYISRADSRVYFNLPPLSNFLTHLCFTWSSLTGHTAAWMNGQRTIYQKYGIGCSVRPGGAVVLGQNPNELLGGFNAEQSFVGEITDVNLWDEVLTAKEIKGVYANTATVKVPNVINWRTAEYDKQGNVDMIKEDF, from the exons ATGTG CAAGATGCTGGAGTTAGCAGTTTTCCTCCTCGGTTTGCTGCCTATGACATCTG GTGGTCTTGCGGATAAAGTACTGCTGTTTCCAAAGAAAACCGATGAGAGCTATGTTAAAATCAATCCAGAAAAACCCCTGAACCTCAAAGCTTTCACTCTATGCATGCGTGTCGCCACAGAGCAACAAGGACAGAGAGCTATGTGTGTCTTTTCCTACCGTATTCCTGATATGAATGATCTTCGTGTTTGGATTGAAAAAGACAAAACCATAAGCTTGTATATTAGTCGTGCCGATAGTAGAGTGTATTTTAACTTGCCGCCTCTCTCCAACTTCCTGACGCACCTGTGCTTCACCTGGAGCTCATTGACCGGTCACACTGCCGCTTGGATGAATGGACAACGCACTATTTACCAGAAATACGGAATAGGTTGCTCCGTGCGTCCCGGTGGCGCTGTGGTGCTCGGTCAGAATCCTAATGAACTTCTGGGTGGTTTTAATGCGGAGCAGAGCTTTGTAGGTGAAATTACAGATGTGAACCTGTGGGATGAAGTTCTCACTGCGAAAGAGATTAAGGGGGTTTATGCAAATACAGCAACAGTAAAAGTGCCAAATGTAATTAATTGGCGCACAGCTGAATATGACAAACAGGGCAATGTGGACATGATAAAGGAGGATTTCTGA
- the LOC135740437 gene encoding C-reactive protein-like isoform X2, translating to MCKMLMLAVFLLGLLPMTSGFGGLDLDKVLLFPTQTNYSYVKITPVKPLRLTAFTLCMRVATELQGKREVILFAYRTPYFDELNVWIESDGRISFYLSGDGVFFNLPPLSTFRTHLCFTWSSSTGLAAAWVNGQRSIYRIYRKGHTIRPNGIVVLGQDPDSFLGDFDAEQSFVGEITDVNLWDEVLTAKDIKGLYSHNTLVYMPNVIHWRGAEFDKYGIVEEVKDYI from the exons ATGTG CAAGATGTTGATGTTAGCAGTTTTCCTCCTCGGTTTGCTGCCTATGACATCAGGATTTG GGGGTCTTGATCTTGATAAAGTACTTCTGTTTCCAACGCAGACCAATTACAGCTATGTTAAAATCACTCCAGTAAAACCACTGCGCCTTACAGCTTTCACTTTATGCATGCGTGTCGCCACAGAGCTGCAAGGAAAGAGAGAGGTTATTCTTTTTGCCTACCGTACACCTTATTTCGATGAGTTAAACGTTTGGATTGAGAGCGACGGACGCATATCTTTCTATCTCAGTGGTGATGGGGTGTTTTTTAACTTGCCTCCTCTGTCCACCTTCCGGACGCATCTGTGCTTCACCTGGAGCTCATCGACCGGTCTCGCTGCCGCTTGGGTGAATGGACAACGCAGTATTTACCGGATATACAGAAAAGGTCACACCATCCGTCCCAATGGCATTGTGGTGCTTGGTCAAGATCCTGATTCATTTCTGGGTGATTTTGATGCAGAGCAGAGCTTTGTAGGTGAAATTACAGATGTGAACTTGTGGGATGAGGTTCTCACTGCGAAAGATATCAAGGGGTTATATTCACACAACACATTAGTATACATGCCAAATGTAATTCATTGGCGCGGAGCTGAATTTGACAAATACGGCATTGTGGAAGAGGTGAAGGATTATATTTGA
- the LOC135740441 gene encoding C-reactive protein-like, with protein sequence MLKLAVVLLCVLPLASAGGLANKVLLFPQKTDYSYVKITPVKPLHLTAFTLCMRVATELQGQRELVLFSYRMPEEDELSVWIEKDRTIGLYLGSSSAGVRFILPTPLSTIRTHLCFTWSSSTGLAAAWMNGQRIIYQKYKKGLTIRPGGTVVLGQDPDSLLGGFNAEQCFVGEITDVNLWDQVLTAKEIQWLYSQSASVKVPNVINWRTAVYAIIPGSNVEVVDF encoded by the exons ATGCTGAAGTTAGCCGTTGTCCTCCTCTGTGTGCTGCCTTTGGCATCTG CAGGGGGTCTTGCCAATAAAGTACTGCTGTTTCCACAGAAGACTGATTACAGCTATGTTAAAATCACTCCAGTAAAACCATTGCACCTTACAGCTTTCACTTTATGCATGCGTGTCGCCACAGAGCTGCAAGGACAGAGAGAGCTTGTTCTCTTTTCCTACCGTATGCCTGAAGAGGATGAGCTTAGTGTTTGGATTGAAAAAGACAGAACCATAGGCTTGTATCTTGGTAGTTCTAGTGCGGGAGTGCGTTTTATCTTGCCTACCCCTCTCTCTACCATCCGGACGCACCTGTGCTTCACCTGGAGCTCATCGACCGGTCTCGCGGCCGCTTGGATGAATGGACAACGCATTATTTACCAGAAATACAAAAAAGGTCTCACCATCCGTCCCGGTGGCACTGTGGTGCTCGGTCAGGATCCTGATTCACTTTTGGGTGGTTTTAATGCAGAGCAGTGCTTTGTAGGTGAAATTACAGATGTGAACCTGTGGGATCAGGTTCTCACTGCGAAAGAAATTCAGTGGTTATATTCACAAAGCGCATCAGTAAAAGTGCCAAATGTAATTAATTGGCGCACAGCTGTGTATGCTATAATTCCAGGAAGCAATGTGGAAGTGGTGGATTTTTGA